Sequence from the Campylobacter sp. CNRCH_2014_0184h genome:
TAAACCTGAGCTAAGTCTAGCAAGAGAGTTGTCTAATGCTCTTGAGTTTAAATTTGCATTGTTTTGAGCATTTAAAGATGCCACGTTAGTATTTATACGAAATCCCATTTTAAATCCTTTTAAATAAATTCAACCGCTTCCATGCCGTTGTTTAGACTATATCGAAAATAAAGAAAAAAATTTTATACTTTTAAAATATTTTATTTGTAACTTATTTTAGATTATTCATTTAAAAACCCATCTAAGCAAAAAATTTAACTTTTTTTTATACACTTTTACTAATTTTAATCCTCACAAGGAAAATAATGAAAAATTTAATCATAGTAGAATCACCTGCTAAAGCTAAAACCATAGGTAATTTTTTGGGTAAAGACTATGAAGTAATAGCCTCTAAAGGACATATTAGAGATCTACCTAAAACTAGCTTTGGTATAAAAATAGAAGATGAAAATTTTAAACCTGAATATAGAATTTCAAATGATCATTCAAGCTTAGTAAAAGAACTCAAAGAAAAGGCTAAAAAAGCAAAAACCATCTACCTTGCAACCGATGAGGATCGCGAGGGTGAAGCCATAGCTTATCATATAGCCAAGGCTATTAATAAAGATGAAAATTCCCTGCCACGCATAGTTTTCCATGAGATCACTAAAAGTGCTATAGAAAATGCTTTAAAAAACCCAAGATCTTTAAATATAAATAGCGTCAACGCTCAACAAACTAGACGCTTGCTTGATCGCATAGTAGGTTATAAACTAAGCCCTTTACTCAATCAAAAAATTCAAAAAGGTCTAAGTGCAGGACGTGTTCAAAGTGCGGCTTTAAAAATCATCGTCGATAGAGAAAGAGAAATCAAAGCTTTTGTTCCTTTGAAATACTTTAGTATAGATATGATTTTTGAAAAAGACTTACAAGCTGAACTAGTTGAGTTTCAAAATCAAAAGATAGAAAAACTAAGTCTAACTAATGAAGATAGAGCTAAGCTTATCTTTGAAGCTTGTAAAAATGCTAACTTTAAAATAAAAGATATAGAAAGTAAAGATAGAAAAATAGCCCCACAAGCACCTTTTATGACCTCAACTTTGCAACAAAGCGCAAGCAATCGCCTAGGTTTTAACCCTAAAAAAACCATGATGATAGCTCAAAAACTTTATGAGGGCGTAAAAACTCATCAAGGTATTATGGGCGTGATCACTTATATGAGAACTGATAGCCTAAATATCGCAAAAGAAGCTTTAGAAGAAGTAAGAAAACTCATCAAAAATGATTTTGGTAAAGAGTACTTACCAAGCAAAGCAAATATTTACACCACTAAAAGCAAAGGCGCCCAAGAAGCACATGAGGCTATAAGACCGACTAATCTTAGTTTTACTCCAAAACTTGCAAGTGAGTTTTTAGAAAAAGATGAAGCAAGATTATATACTTTAATATACAATCGTTTCCTAGCTTCACAAATGAATCCTGCTATATCTCAAACTCAAAATGTCTATGTAAAATCAAATGAAGCAAGTTTTAAAATAAGTGGTAGAAAAATTTTATTTGATGGGCACTATAAAGTATATGGAGATATGGACAAAGATAAAATTTTACCTAATTTAAAACTAGAAGATACATTAAATATCCAAAATATAGAATTAAACTCACATTTTACTGAGCCACCTTCAAGATACTCTGAAGCTGGGCTTGTTAAAAAGCTAGAAAATCTTGGTATAGGACGCCCTTCTACTTATGCTCCAACTATTTCTTTACTTAGTGCAAGAGAATATGTGCATATAGATAAAAAACAAATCATACCTAATGAAATAGCCTTTGTTGTAACAGAAGTTTTAGAGCAAAACTTTAGCGATATAGTAGATAGTGATTTTACTTCTAAAATGGAAGATAAACTTGACATCATAGCAGAGGGCAAAATGGACTGGCAAGAAGTTTTAAGAGAGTTTTATTTTCCTTTTATGAGAAAAATCGATGAGGGTAAAAAAAATATAAAAAGTCAAAAAACTTTTACAAAATTAGATGAAACCTGCCCTGATTGTGGTGGAGAGCTTGCTATAAGAAAAGGAAGATATGGAGAATTTATAGCTTGTTTAAATTTTCCAAAATGTAAATACTCAAGAAATTTAAAACAAGAAACACAAAATGAAGAAAAAAGCGAGAAAAAACTCAATACCATAGGCGTAAAATGCCCAAGTTGCCAAGAAGGTGAGATCGTAGAGCGTTTTTCTAAGCGTGGCAAATTTTATGGTTGTAGTGCTTATCCAAAATGCAACTATATAAGCAAATACAAACCAAGTGAAGAAAAATGTAGCGAGTGTGGTGAAACTTTGATCATCAAAGAGCTTAAAAAAGGCACATTTTTAGAGTGCTTAAAATGCAAAATCAAAAAGGAAATTTAATGCAAGAACAAACCACAAAAATTAAAGATTTTAATTTTCCAAAAGTTAAAGCAGATTTAATATTAAGCTTAGGCTCTCAATGTAGACCAGCACATCATATGAGAAAAAATTTTTTACGTGCATGGGCATCTCCATTGGATTGGATGGTTAATGAAAATCTTGATGTTATAATCCATCTTTTTAAAACGAATTTTGAGGATTTTTTTTTATCTTACGAAAGATTACACAGTGACAACCAAAACACTATAAGTGTAAAAGATAATATCAACAATATACTTTCTGTACACCATTTTTTTCATAATGAAGATCTAAAAATTCAAGCAAAAAGAGTTAACTCACAAGCTATTGATAGATGGAAAATCATAAAAGAAAAAATTATACACTCCCAAAATATAGTTTTTATACGTAGTGGCAATTTCAACAAAACAAAAACTACAGAATTTTTAAAAAAGATTTCAGAATTATTCAATAATAATAAAAATTACTACTTTATAAATGTTAATTCTAGCAATAAACTAGCTATTGATGAATTAAATTTTGAAAAAACAACAATAAACACATCCTTGACTATTATAAATTATAATATAAATGAAAATGCTTGTGGAGCAATAGGAAATAAATATTTTTGGACTAAAATGATGAGAAGTATCAAGGTACCTTTGAGATTTAAAACAAAAAATGCCATAGGAGATTTAAAAACACGCTTTATTAGAAGCTGTAAAAAACGTCTCAGATTTTTTACAAAAAAATATAAAAACAACATAGATGAAAGTCACTAAAGGAAGGATCAAGCAATGCAAATCATGCTTTGTGCTATATCTAATATAGCAAGTGGAGGGTGCGGGGAGGACTGCAAATACTGCACACAAAGTGCTCATGTGAAAACTAATATCAACAAATACAAAAGAAAAGATATAGATCAAATTGTTTTAGAAGCTAAAATGGCTAAGAAAAATGAGGCTTTGGGGTTTTGTTTGGTCACAGCAGGAGCTGGGCTTGATGATGAAAAACTTGAGTATGTATGCAAGGTAGCTCATGCGGTGCAAAAAGAAGTAGAAGGACTTTTACTCATAGCTTGCAATGGCATAGCAAATTTAGAACAACTCAAAGAATTAAAAAAAGCAGGAATTTTTTCTTATAATCATAATCTAGAAACATCTAAAGAATTTTTCCCAAACATTTGCTCTACGCATACTTGGGAGCAAAGATTTCAAACTAATCTTTATGCTAAAGAAGCAGGTTTAATGCTTTGTTGTGGTGGAATTTATGGTCTTGGAGAAAACGAAGCTGATAGAAAAAGTTTTAGAGCAAGTTTAAAAGAGCTTGATCCTTTTTCTTCGCCTATTAATTTTTTCATACCAAATGAAAACTTAAAACTTAAACAAGCTTTGCTTGATCCTGATGAGGCATTAAATATCATCAAAGATACTAAAAAAGACTTACCAAATGCACATATCATGGTAGCAGGTGGTAGAGAAGTAGTGCTAAAAGAAAGGCAATATGAAATTTTTGACGCAGGAGCTAGTGCTATAGTAGTGGGCGATTATCTTACAACTAAAGGCGAAGAACCTAGCAAAGACATACAAAAACTAAAACAAATGGGATTTAGCTTTGCTAGCTCATGCCATTGATGCTCAAGCTGCTACGGATTTAAAAATTTTATTAGTCGTAGCAGGATGTTTGCTAACTTCACCTTATATTGCTAAATTTTTAAAACTCCCACTTTCAGCCACTGAAATCATGCTTGGTTCTTTTATAGGATTTTTGGGTTTCATAGGAGAAAGTGAGAATTTTAAACTTTTAGCTAATGCGGGATTTTATTATCTTATGTTTATTGCGGGTATGGAGATTAACCTTAAAACCTTTTTAAACACTGAAAGAAGCTTACTTAATAAAGCTTTTATTTACATTATACTTTTATATGCTTTTAGTGTTTTAGCGGTTGAAAGTATAGATATTTCTTATATTTTTGTCATTATTATACCTGTTATGAGTGTGGGTTTGCTCTCAACGCTTTATAGAGACTTTGGCAAAAACTGTGAGTGGCTTAATGTATCTATGGTAGTAGCCACTTTAGCTGAAGTTGTAAGCATAGTTTTGCTTACCATAGCTGCAGCATTTTTGGGCAAAGGAGCTGATCTTTTCTCACTCACTCAAAATTTATTATACTTAGTAGGATTTTTAGCACTTTGTATTTTTGGATTTAAATTTTTAGAAGTGCTTTTTTGGTGGTATCCACAGCTTAAAACCATACTCATGCCTTGGCAAGATCAAAACGAAAAAGATATAAGATTTTGCATGGCAATTTTCATAGCCATAGTTGCGATTATGATTTATTTTAAACTTGAAGTTGCACTTGGAGCTTTTATAGCAGGTTCATTTATAGCTACTTTTTTTGATCATAAAAAAGACTTAGAGCATAAACTTTCTAGTTTTGGTTATGGCTTTTTAATCCCTATATTTTTCATCTATATAGGCTCAAGTTTTAAACTCCAAATGCTTTTAAACCCTCAAGTTTTGCTCATAGCTTTTTCGCTAACTGCCTTTATGATAGGACTAAGAATACTTTGTGCTATGACTTTTGTAAAAATACTTGGTTTAAAAAACACCTTTTTATTTGGCCTAAGCCATTCTATGCCACTAACCTTACTCATCGCAGTAGCTACGCTTTCTTATCAAACCAATATCATCACTCAAGATATATACTCGGGGCTAGTGCTTACTGCTTTACTTGAAGCAATTTTAGCCATTAGCTTAATTAAATTTATTAATAATCTTAGTAGAAAATAATTCTACTAAGTATTTATATAAAATTGCTATACTTTTTTTATGAAAAATTTAGACACACTTTTAGAATTAGCCTTAAAAGCAAGCAAGGAAGCCTCAAAAGTATTACTTGAATATAAAGACAAAAATACTTTGTGGCTTAAAGATGATGATTCTCCGGTAGGTTTAGCTGATATAAAGTCTAATGAAGCTATTAGTGAGATTTTGGCTTCAAGCGATATAGCTATATGCTCTGAAGAAAATATACTCTCTTATGAAGAAAGAAAAAATTTAGAGTATTTTTGGCTAATAGATCCTCTTGATGGCACTAAATCTTATGCTAAAAAAGACAAAGAATATTGTGTTTTAATCGCATTAATCCACAAAAACACCCCTACACTTTCACTCATAGGTGATGTGGAAAATAATGCATTTTATTATGCACACGCTCATACTAAAGTTTATAAAAATAATGAAATTTTAAATCTTAGCTTAGAGCAATACGAAAAGGTTAAAAATATAGCCCTTTACTCTAAAAACCATGATAACAATGAAGATTTTTTCATTCAAAATCATCTTGAAGGCATTAAGGTTTCATCTGCTTTGAAATTTGTATATTTACTTGAAGCAAAAGCTGGAATTTACCCACGTTTTGGTGGTCCAAAAGCTTGGGATATAGCTGCGGGAGATTTTTTAGTCAAACAAAATGGTGGAATTTTATATGATTTTGATAAAAAAGCTCTAAATTATAATAGTCCTGATTTTAAACTTCCAAGTTTTATAGCTTTTGCTAAAAATGAATTTAAATTAAAAGGTTTTTAGTGAGATTTTTTTTGGTGTTTTTGTGTTTTTTAAGTGCTATTTATGCTAACTCTTTTGCAAATAAAAAAATCATCAAATTACAAAATAATGATGATTTTAATATCATCAATCTTGAGCAAAATATAAATTATGACAAGCTCTCGCATATTAATACCTTAGCTTTAGTGCCAAGCTATGAAAAAGAATATAATTTTTATTTTTCAAACTTAAAAATCGATGCTAAAACCATGGCAAAAGATACACTAAAAGCATTAAGTGCTATTTTAAATGAGCAAAATAATTTTACCTTGCTTAGTCAAAAAGAAAATCAAACTTATATCAATAGTCAAAATATCTTGCAAACAAATAAAAATTTCATCAGTGCAAGTGAGTTTTTAGAATTTAATCGTTTCAAAAAGGCTGATTTTATTATTTTGCTAGATTTAAAAAGTATTCAAGCAAGCCAACAAAATTTCTTGCTTTTTTCCAATTTTGAAGTCAAAGCCGACATAGAATACAAACTTTTTAATGCTAAAACAAAAAAATTAAAAGATCATAAAATCCTTACTATCAATACTCAATTTAGCACAAATGATAAAAATAAATCTTATCAAGAATTAGTCCAAGAAATAGCTAAAATTGTTTATGAAGATATTAAAAATACTATATAATCACTACTTCTTCTTCTAAAACAATCCCAAATTCTTCAAAAACTCTTTTTTTAGCAAGCTCTATCAAAAACATAGCATCATCAAAACTAGCATGTTTTTTATTGATTAAAAAATTTGCATGTTCATTACTAAACATCGCATCGTTTTTACTAAAACCTTTAAGATTAACTGCTTCTATCAACCTTCCTGCATGATCGTTTTTGGGATTTTTAAAAATAGAGCCAAAGCTAGCACCTTTGGGTTGATTTTTTCTTGCATTTTTTAAAAGTTCATCTTTAACTGGGTCAAATCCATATTCTAAAAAAAACTTCGCGCTAAACATTACTTCTTTAATAGGGTTAAACCTATAAGCAAAAGCTATATTTTGTTTTAAAATTTCTTGATTAAAAGTGCAAATACTAATTAAGTTTTTGCTAATATCCTCATCTTTTAACCCTGCATTCATTTTCAAAATACCACCCAAAGTCCCTGGGATATTTCTTAAAAACTCAAAGCCTTTTAAGTTGTTTTCTTTAGCAAAGTGATACATTTTAAAAGATTTCACACTAGAACCTATCTCTAAAAACATACCTTTTTCATTTTGCTCTAAAATTTTAATATAATCAAAACTTTTCCCTAAAATTCCAAGTTTTTTGGGTTTTGGAGAGATTAAAAGATTATTTGCCCCACCTATTAAAAAACCATCAAATTCGCAAGGCTCTTCAAGTATTTGCACTTCAAAGCTCTCACCTATACGCACAGAAGAATACTTAGAAAAATCAATAATCATCTAATAAAGCTTGGAATTTGATTTAAAATATTAGTTGTAAAATCAATCATAGAACTTATCATCCAAGGCATTAAAAATACTATTACCACAACAACAAGTAAAATTTTTGGCACAAAAGAAAGCGTAGCTTCATTAATTTGCGTTACAGCTTGGAAAATACTTATAATAAGCCCTGCAATAAGCCCTGCTAAAAGCATAGGTAAAGAAAGCATAAGTGTGATTTTAAAAGTTTGTACACCCAAGGCTACTAAAGTACTTTCCATATTTACTCCTTAAAAATTTAAATTCTATCAAGAATTTCTAAATTCTTCATACTCACTAGGGATAAGATAGTCTTTGCTTTTTATTAACTTCTCATAAAATCCATGATTAAACCCAAGCTCAAAAAGCTTATCTATGGCATTGTATTGTTTATCATTCATATTTATAGAGTTTTTATTTGCATATAAATTTAAATACACATCAAGTTTTTGGGCATCTACGCGTATTAAATTACGCTCTAAAAGCATAGAAGCTAAGATTTTTCTATTATGATCAGCTACTTCTACTGCTTTAATCAAATCTTTTTCAACCGCTATTGCATCATTAAGTGGTAAAGATCTTCTAAGAGCCATACCACCCAAAGGTAAAGGTAAATCATCTTTAGCCAATTCTTGCCAAATATCCCAAAGTTCAGCCTCAACACACAAACTAGAATCAAATTCTAAAATACTCTCATGTATAAGCACTCCCGCATCAACCTCATCTTCTAAAACAGCCTTTTCAATCTCTAAAAAATTCTTATAAACTATTCTAGCTTGTGGGTATTTTATGCGAAAGATTAAAGCATTAGTAGTGTGTGCTCCACTTAAAGCAACTTTAAAATTTGGCTTTAATTTTTTATCTTTTTTCTTAATAAGCTTTGGCCCATAACCCTCACCAAAACTCACAGCAGTTTTTAATAAAGCATATTCACTAGCTATTAAAGGATAAAGCGCAAAAGATATCGCACTAACATCGTATATATTTTCTAATGCAAGTTCATTTAAAGTTTGTATATCTAAAGCTGTATTTTCATACTCATAAGCATTTCCAACCCAACCAAATTTAATCGCCATATACATAAAAATATCATCAGCATCAGGAGAGTGTGCTACGCTAATTTTTTTATTCATTTTTTTCCTTGAAAAATTTAAAAAAGTATTTTAGCAAAATTCAAAATAAAAACTTATATTAAATTTCTTTTTGATACAATTTTAAACATATTATAAAAGGATTAACAAGTATGGATGATAATAAAAGAAAATCACTTGATGCGGCTTTAAAAAGTCTTGATAAAACCTTTGGAAAAGGTACTATTTTAAGACTTGGCGATAAAGAAGTTGAAAAAATTGATTCTATTCCTACAGGTTCGGTTGGACTTGATTTGGCTTTAGGAATTGGCGGGGTTCCAAAAGGAAGAATTATAGAAATTTATGGACCTGAAAGTTCAGGTAAAACTACACTTACCTTACACATCATAGC
This genomic interval carries:
- a CDS encoding UDP-N-acetylmuramate dehydrogenase; protein product: MIIDFSKYSSVRIGESFEVQILEEPCEFDGFLIGGANNLLISPKPKKLGILGKSFDYIKILEQNEKGMFLEIGSSVKSFKMYHFAKENNLKGFEFLRNIPGTLGGILKMNAGLKDEDISKNLISICTFNQEILKQNIAFAYRFNPIKEVMFSAKFFLEYGFDPVKDELLKNARKNQPKGASFGSIFKNPKNDHAGRLIEAVNLKGFSKNDAMFSNEHANFLINKKHASFDDAMFLIELAKKRVFEEFGIVLEEEVVII
- a CDS encoding biotin synthase — its product is MQIMLCAISNIASGGCGEDCKYCTQSAHVKTNINKYKRKDIDQIVLEAKMAKKNEALGFCLVTAGAGLDDEKLEYVCKVAHAVQKEVEGLLLIACNGIANLEQLKELKKAGIFSYNHNLETSKEFFPNICSTHTWEQRFQTNLYAKEAGLMLCCGGIYGLGENEADRKSFRASLKELDPFSSPINFFIPNENLKLKQALLDPDEALNIIKDTKKDLPNAHIMVAGGREVVLKERQYEIFDAGASAIVVGDYLTTKGEEPSKDIQKLKQMGFSFASSCH
- a CDS encoding 3'(2'),5'-bisphosphate nucleotidase CysQ translates to MKNLDTLLELALKASKEASKVLLEYKDKNTLWLKDDDSPVGLADIKSNEAISEILASSDIAICSEENILSYEERKNLEYFWLIDPLDGTKSYAKKDKEYCVLIALIHKNTPTLSLIGDVENNAFYYAHAHTKVYKNNEILNLSLEQYEKVKNIALYSKNHDNNEDFFIQNHLEGIKVSSALKFVYLLEAKAGIYPRFGGPKAWDIAAGDFLVKQNGGILYDFDKKALNYNSPDFKLPSFIAFAKNEFKLKGF
- a CDS encoding cation:proton antiporter gives rise to the protein MLAHAIDAQAATDLKILLVVAGCLLTSPYIAKFLKLPLSATEIMLGSFIGFLGFIGESENFKLLANAGFYYLMFIAGMEINLKTFLNTERSLLNKAFIYIILLYAFSVLAVESIDISYIFVIIIPVMSVGLLSTLYRDFGKNCEWLNVSMVVATLAEVVSIVLLTIAAAFLGKGADLFSLTQNLLYLVGFLALCIFGFKFLEVLFWWYPQLKTILMPWQDQNEKDIRFCMAIFIAIVAIMIYFKLEVALGAFIAGSFIATFFDHKKDLEHKLSSFGYGFLIPIFFIYIGSSFKLQMLLNPQVLLIAFSLTAFMIGLRILCAMTFVKILGLKNTFLFGLSHSMPLTLLIAVATLSYQTNIITQDIYSGLVLTALLEAILAISLIKFINNLSRK
- the topA gene encoding type I DNA topoisomerase, giving the protein MKNLIIVESPAKAKTIGNFLGKDYEVIASKGHIRDLPKTSFGIKIEDENFKPEYRISNDHSSLVKELKEKAKKAKTIYLATDEDREGEAIAYHIAKAINKDENSLPRIVFHEITKSAIENALKNPRSLNINSVNAQQTRRLLDRIVGYKLSPLLNQKIQKGLSAGRVQSAALKIIVDREREIKAFVPLKYFSIDMIFEKDLQAELVEFQNQKIEKLSLTNEDRAKLIFEACKNANFKIKDIESKDRKIAPQAPFMTSTLQQSASNRLGFNPKKTMMIAQKLYEGVKTHQGIMGVITYMRTDSLNIAKEALEEVRKLIKNDFGKEYLPSKANIYTTKSKGAQEAHEAIRPTNLSFTPKLASEFLEKDEARLYTLIYNRFLASQMNPAISQTQNVYVKSNEASFKISGRKILFDGHYKVYGDMDKDKILPNLKLEDTLNIQNIELNSHFTEPPSRYSEAGLVKKLENLGIGRPSTYAPTISLLSAREYVHIDKKQIIPNEIAFVVTEVLEQNFSDIVDSDFTSKMEDKLDIIAEGKMDWQEVLREFYFPFMRKIDEGKKNIKSQKTFTKLDETCPDCGGELAIRKGRYGEFIACLNFPKCKYSRNLKQETQNEEKSEKKLNTIGVKCPSCQEGEIVERFSKRGKFYGCSAYPKCNYISKYKPSEEKCSECGETLIIKELKKGTFLECLKCKIKKEI
- a CDS encoding menaquinone biosynthesis family protein, translated to MNKKISVAHSPDADDIFMYMAIKFGWVGNAYEYENTALDIQTLNELALENIYDVSAISFALYPLIASEYALLKTAVSFGEGYGPKLIKKKDKKLKPNFKVALSGAHTTNALIFRIKYPQARIVYKNFLEIEKAVLEDEVDAGVLIHESILEFDSSLCVEAELWDIWQELAKDDLPLPLGGMALRRSLPLNDAIAVEKDLIKAVEVADHNRKILASMLLERNLIRVDAQKLDVYLNLYANKNSINMNDKQYNAIDKLFELGFNHGFYEKLIKSKDYLIPSEYEEFRNS
- the fliQ gene encoding flagellar biosynthesis protein FliQ translates to MESTLVALGVQTFKITLMLSLPMLLAGLIAGLIISIFQAVTQINEATLSFVPKILLVVVVIVFLMPWMISSMIDFTTNILNQIPSFIR
- a CDS encoding papain-like cysteine peptidase; protein product: MQEQTTKIKDFNFPKVKADLILSLGSQCRPAHHMRKNFLRAWASPLDWMVNENLDVIIHLFKTNFEDFFLSYERLHSDNQNTISVKDNINNILSVHHFFHNEDLKIQAKRVNSQAIDRWKIIKEKIIHSQNIVFIRSGNFNKTKTTEFLKKISELFNNNKNYYFINVNSSNKLAIDELNFEKTTINTSLTIINYNINENACGAIGNKYFWTKMMRSIKVPLRFKTKNAIGDLKTRFIRSCKKRLRFFTKKYKNNIDESH